In the genome of Cutibacterium equinum, one region contains:
- a CDS encoding polysaccharide deacetylase family protein, translating into MVLKPALPRRIAAAALAACLALTACSSDGASEGSTPSGTSSGASSSSGSVDATLAKVPATQVGATDITFKSAAQKVRATYPRFAKARNLSMAVEVIKGRMQRESWHHDASDVTITSQVIASSDAVVGVLMTNTSTIGGKKQTIPATVWYSTAAKQSYSSPALVKADQWATLTTALQEAGKDHSLDAGKIATATKATSAPYGNGPALGFDHSGDLLATFGSGVLSDNPVTLVVKSERVKGMLTTFGTQAQKASMKPSTFTGTTSQPVDKSLTSTDASTRPSTAVGPDCRVLHCVAVTYDDGPSDMTPQLLDTIKKFKVSITFFQMGDSIKAFPKTAQQVAAVGMEIGNHTVTHPNLPAKTPDRIRRELEHNSQLIKEFTGATPLLFRPPYGAHNDTVDKVAKDNGMAIMQWQIDSEDWKNRNPDTTYTNVMTALPYTAPIILEHDIQKASIEAAPRIYKDLIAKGKTLVSVSEMSVNTGGYQAGHAYCNGTVKEQSGYNCKG; encoded by the coding sequence ATGGTGTTGAAGCCCGCCCTTCCTCGACGAATCGCTGCCGCCGCACTCGCGGCCTGTCTGGCGCTGACCGCCTGCTCCTCAGACGGTGCCTCCGAGGGCTCTACCCCGTCCGGCACCTCGTCAGGGGCCTCGTCGAGTTCCGGCTCGGTCGACGCCACCTTGGCGAAGGTCCCCGCAACACAAGTCGGCGCAACTGACATCACCTTCAAGTCCGCCGCACAGAAGGTCAGGGCCACCTATCCCCGCTTCGCCAAGGCACGCAACCTCAGCATGGCCGTCGAGGTCATCAAGGGCCGCATGCAGCGCGAGTCCTGGCACCACGACGCCTCCGATGTCACCATCACCTCCCAGGTCATCGCCTCCAGCGACGCCGTCGTGGGTGTTCTGATGACCAACACGTCCACCATCGGGGGCAAGAAGCAGACGATCCCAGCGACCGTCTGGTACTCCACTGCGGCCAAGCAGTCCTACTCCTCCCCGGCCTTGGTCAAGGCTGACCAGTGGGCCACCCTGACGACGGCCCTGCAGGAGGCTGGCAAGGACCATTCCCTCGACGCCGGCAAGATCGCCACGGCCACCAAGGCCACCTCCGCCCCGTACGGCAACGGCCCCGCACTGGGCTTTGACCACAGTGGTGACCTCCTGGCCACCTTCGGCTCGGGCGTCCTCAGCGACAACCCCGTCACCCTCGTCGTGAAGTCCGAGAGGGTCAAGGGGATGCTCACCACCTTCGGCACCCAGGCCCAGAAAGCCTCGATGAAACCGAGCACCTTCACTGGCACGACGTCGCAGCCGGTCGACAAGTCCCTCACGTCCACCGACGCCTCGACTCGCCCCTCGACGGCCGTCGGACCAGATTGCCGTGTGCTGCATTGCGTCGCGGTCACCTATGACGATGGCCCCAGCGACATGACCCCACAACTGCTCGACACCATCAAGAAGTTCAAGGTCTCGATCACGTTCTTCCAGATGGGCGACAGCATCAAGGCCTTCCCAAAGACTGCCCAACAAGTGGCTGCTGTTGGTATGGAGATCGGAAACCACACGGTGACTCACCCGAATCTTCCGGCCAAGACCCCGGACCGTATTCGTCGCGAGCTGGAGCACAATTCCCAGCTCATCAAGGAGTTCACCGGGGCCACCCCGCTGCTCTTCCGTCCGCCCTACGGCGCCCACAACGACACCGTCGACAAGGTCGCCAAGGACAACGGCATGGCGATCATGCAGTGGCAGATCGACAGCGAGGACTGGAAGAACCGCAACCCTGACACGACGTACACCAACGTCATGACGGCCCTGCCCTACACCGCTCCCATCATCCTCGAACACGACATCCAGAAGGCGTCGATCGAGGCCGCGCCGCGCATCTACAAGGATCTGATCGCCAAGGGCAAGACGCTGGTCAGCGTCAGCGAGATGTCGGTCAACACTGGCGGTTACCAAGCCGGCCATGCCTACTGCAACGGCACGGTCAAAGAGCAGAGCGGCTACAACTGCAAGGGATGA